One window of Caldisericum exile AZM16c01 genomic DNA carries:
- a CDS encoding HesA/MoeB/ThiF family protein: MLSKEELERYDRHIRIDKIGLEGQKKLRDSNVLVVGAGGLGSPILMYLASIGVGRVGIVDGDIVTLSNLNRQILYNTDDLGKKKALIAMEKIKKLNPYLVIEAYDTWLTDESITRRIFKKYDAVIDATDNYETRYLINKIAVELNKPLFIGAVGRFVGQVMVVIPYETACFNCIFPERDKEILFKLTVENRNQGIIGTTVGITGTLVANEFIKYILGIGSVLKNKLLLIDGLTNEFSIINLEKDPNCKICSKKE; the protein is encoded by the coding sequence GTGTTATCAAAGGAAGAATTAGAAAGATACGATAGGCACATAAGAATTGATAAAATTGGCCTTGAAGGACAAAAAAAACTTAGAGACTCTAATGTGTTGGTTGTAGGTGCTGGAGGTCTTGGGAGTCCAATACTTATGTATCTTGCATCTATTGGGGTTGGAAGAGTTGGAATTGTTGATGGTGATATTGTTACGTTGAGCAACCTTAACAGACAAATTTTATATAACACCGATGACTTGGGAAAGAAAAAAGCACTTATTGCTATGGAAAAAATAAAAAAGTTAAACCCGTATCTAGTTATTGAGGCATACGATACTTGGCTTACGGATGAAAGTATTACAAGAAGAATTTTTAAAAAATACGACGCAGTAATTGATGCAACTGATAACTATGAAACTCGTTATTTAATAAATAAAATTGCGGTTGAGTTAAACAAACCTCTTTTTATAGGAGCTGTAGGAAGATTTGTAGGACAGGTTATGGTTGTCATTCCTTACGAAACTGCATGTTTCAATTGCATTTTCCCTGAAAGAGACAAGGAAATTCTGTTCAAACTAACTGTAGAAAACCGTAACCAAGGTATTATTGGAACAACTGTGGGCATTACTGGAACTTTGGTTGCAAATGAATTCATTAAGTATATATTGGGTATTGGCAGTGTATTGAAGAATAAATTACTTTTAATTGATGGGTTAACTAACGAATTTTCAATAATAAATTTAGAAAAGGATCCGAATTGTAAGATTTGTAGTAAAAAAGAATAA
- a CDS encoding ferritin family protein — MSDVLEVLKAAMEVELNGINLYKVAAEKTDDKQAREVFLFLASEEGKHYKYLKDLHDAIKDKKEIEVNIPKPSISFRRIFSEDFLNNLKGKNFEFSAISTGMILEKNSILFYKEQAEKANDAKVRYLFLTLSLTLHF, encoded by the coding sequence ATGAGTGATGTTTTGGAAGTGCTTAAAGCCGCAATGGAAGTTGAACTTAATGGCATAAATTTGTATAAAGTTGCAGCAGAGAAAACGGATGATAAGCAGGCAAGAGAGGTATTTCTCTTTCTTGCAAGTGAGGAAGGGAAACATTACAAATACCTGAAAGATTTGCACGATGCAATAAAAGACAAAAAAGAAATTGAAGTTAATATCCCAAAACCAAGCATATCTTTTAGAAGAATTTTTTCTGAGGATTTTTTAAACAATCTAAAGGGTAAGAATTTTGAATTTTCAGCTATTTCAACGGGAATGATTTTGGAGAAGAATTCAATTCTCTTTTATAAAGAGCAAGCAGAAAAAGCTAATGATGCAAAGGTTAGATATCTTTTCCTGACTTTATCACTTACTCTTCATTTTTGA
- a CDS encoding IS1634 family transposase, giving the protein MFVKVTKSGKHKYVSIVSAYRDKEKSIIKHKVILNLGRLDMIENNPMFGRLGLRLAELSKFKDMIDLNTVKGGNVVNTGYAVYKKLWDNYGLNKLLNDMREKTNIQFDLNTSIFLMAAEHLMNPKSKLGTYNNQLHYANLPSVGLNHLYRSLDILSEHKETIEDYLFNKQKSLFNMNVDVVFYDATTFRFESVKKDTLRDFGFSKENRVNEVQVVLGLLIDMVGRPIGYELFPGNTFEGKTLESSLDKLSGRFGIRRVIIVADRGLNSKLNLKKIKDKGYDYIVSSRIKSMKKDVQESILNEEGYVTIKGKDTLNLNSADSSQDEETFRYKLLDYVNTVRDTDNKLYDLKEKLLVTYSPLRAQKDREDRQRLIDKGVKFLDNPSAISGSLKRGGRKYLKETNKLNWELDKNAMSRDEMFDGYYAIEVSKTDMNVNDILDAHHALWKIEESFRIMKSTLEVRPIFHWTEKRIKGHFVVCFLSFLLERTLELTLKENNIKASPERIKEALNLMNLTEFSAEGHSFYLKTKWDELGNKILKILHIKPPKNITPFEELRI; this is encoded by the coding sequence ATGTTTGTAAAAGTTACTAAGTCTGGAAAGCATAAGTATGTCTCCATAGTCTCGGCATACAGAGACAAAGAAAAAAGTATCATAAAGCACAAGGTGATCCTTAACCTTGGTAGATTAGATATGATTGAGAACAACCCAATGTTTGGAAGATTAGGCCTTCGCCTTGCAGAACTATCAAAGTTTAAGGATATGATTGACCTGAATACGGTAAAAGGTGGAAATGTCGTTAATACTGGCTATGCTGTCTACAAGAAACTCTGGGATAACTATGGATTAAATAAACTGCTTAATGATATGAGAGAGAAAACAAATATCCAGTTTGACTTAAACACTTCTATCTTCTTAATGGCAGCAGAACACCTTATGAATCCAAAGAGTAAGCTTGGAACATACAACAATCAACTGCACTATGCTAATCTTCCTTCTGTAGGATTAAACCACCTCTATCGTTCCCTTGACATACTATCAGAGCATAAAGAAACAATTGAAGATTACCTTTTTAACAAACAGAAGAGCCTATTCAATATGAATGTTGATGTTGTCTTCTATGATGCAACAACATTCAGGTTTGAAAGCGTAAAGAAGGATACATTAAGAGACTTTGGATTCAGCAAAGAAAATAGGGTTAATGAAGTGCAGGTTGTCTTAGGACTGCTCATTGATATGGTTGGTCGGCCAATAGGATATGAACTCTTTCCTGGCAATACCTTTGAAGGTAAGACACTTGAGTCGTCCCTTGATAAACTCAGTGGAAGGTTTGGCATACGCAGGGTAATCATCGTTGCAGACAGAGGGCTAAATTCAAAGCTCAACTTAAAGAAAATCAAAGATAAAGGGTATGATTACATTGTTTCATCACGCATAAAGAGCATGAAGAAGGATGTGCAGGAAAGTATCCTGAATGAAGAGGGGTACGTCACAATAAAAGGGAAAGATACCCTTAACCTCAATTCAGCCGATTCAAGCCAAGATGAAGAAACCTTCAGATACAAGCTGCTTGATTATGTAAATACTGTAAGAGATACAGATAACAAACTGTATGACCTCAAAGAGAAGCTCCTTGTAACTTATTCTCCCTTGAGAGCTCAAAAGGATAGAGAGGATAGGCAGAGGTTGATTGATAAAGGAGTAAAATTTCTTGATAACCCTTCTGCTATCAGTGGAAGCTTGAAGCGTGGAGGAAGAAAATACCTCAAGGAGACAAACAAGCTGAACTGGGAATTGGATAAAAATGCAATGTCAAGGGATGAGATGTTTGATGGATACTATGCAATAGAGGTAAGCAAGACTGATATGAATGTAAATGACATTCTTGATGCACACCATGCTCTATGGAAGATAGAAGAATCATTCAGGATAATGAAGAGTACGTTGGAGGTTAGGCCAATCTTCCACTGGACCGAAAAAAGAATCAAAGGCCACTTTGTTGTTTGTTTCCTCTCTTTCCTTCTTGAAAGAACGCTTGAACTAACACTTAAAGAGAATAATATCAAAGCATCACCTGAAAGAATCAAAGAAGCACTCAACTTAATGAATCTTACAGAATTTAGTGCAGAAGGACATTCATTCTATCTTAAAACAAAGTGGGATGAGCTTGGTAACAAGATTCTTAAAATACTTCATATTAAACCTCCAAAAAACATTACTCCCTTTGAAGAGTTAAGAATCTAA
- a CDS encoding rubrerythrin family protein — MRQMTERSLREAFAGESQAHMRYLIFAEQAEKEGLHDVARLFRAIAFAEQVHATNHFKALMDLKKTSENLQTAWGGENFEIEEMYPAYNAIATLQDEKEAERSIHFALSAEKIHRELYANTKEMIDKGEEVKFDKIYICPVCGYTVIGEAPEQCPICGAPKSAFKEF, encoded by the coding sequence ATGAGACAAATGACTGAAAGAAGTTTACGAGAGGCTTTTGCAGGTGAGTCACAAGCACACATGAGGTATCTAATCTTCGCAGAACAAGCAGAAAAGGAAGGGCTACACGATGTAGCAAGGCTATTTAGGGCAATTGCATTTGCTGAGCAGGTACATGCTACAAATCACTTCAAAGCTTTGATGGATCTTAAAAAAACCTCCGAGAACCTTCAAACAGCATGGGGTGGAGAAAACTTTGAAATTGAAGAGATGTATCCGGCGTATAATGCTATAGCAACATTACAAGATGAGAAAGAAGCAGAAAGATCGATCCATTTTGCATTGTCTGCTGAAAAAATCCACAGAGAGCTTTATGCAAATACCAAGGAAATGATTGATAAGGGTGAAGAAGTTAAATTTGATAAAATCTATATTTGTCCCGTTTGTGGATACACTGTTATTGGCGAAGCGCCAGAACAGTGCCCAATTTGTGGTGCACCGAAGAGTGCTTTTAAAGAATTTTAA
- a CDS encoding YHS domain-containing protein, with protein MVQDPVCKMIMEKNEARQKVEYKGEIYYFCSEECKEEFLKNPEKYLKRPNRIENSGC; from the coding sequence ATGGTGCAAGATCCTGTTTGTAAAATGATTATGGAGAAAAACGAAGCGCGTCAAAAAGTTGAATATAAAGGCGAGATTTACTATTTTTGTTCGGAGGAATGCAAAGAAGAGTTTTTAAAAAATCCAGAAAAATATCTTAAGAGACCTAATAGGATAGAAAATTCGGGGTGTTAA
- the rd gene encoding rubredoxin, whose translation MKKYKCMVCGYIYDPTVGDDTQDIPPGTPFEDLPEDWTCPVCGATKDQFEEM comes from the coding sequence ATGAAAAAGTACAAATGTATGGTTTGTGGGTACATTTATGACCCGACAGTAGGTGATGACACTCAGGACATTCCTCCAGGAACGCCTTTTGAAGACTTACCTGAAGATTGGACTTGCCCGGTGTGTGGTGCAACAAAAGATCAATTTGAGGAGATGTAA
- a CDS encoding cysteine desulfurase family protein: protein MIYFDNASSTKPDPAVVDEMCEFTSEYYAIPSSIFSHTLGLQVADKIQEARDYIAHKLGVSGNEIIFTSSGTKANNLAIKGYAFANKDKGKHIIASKIEHISVLETVKKLALSGFNVSYVGVDEKGFVDIDELRKAIRNDTILVSIQLANHEVGTIQNIEEIAKIVKEKGIILHVDAAIAVPYVPVDLSKCQIDMLTISPHKFYGPKGIGILFVRNGTKLEKLIDGGFNEFNIRAGHENTPAIIGAKKAFELWSENITDYLRDLKVYLYEKLMHEISDVQLNGTLDNSLPHILNVTFKYIEGESIALRLDFEGIGVTTGSACYSRNLQASHVLLSMGKSHEDSHGSIRFSLSKYNTKEEIDYTVVKLKEIVEDLRRISPLLGGN, encoded by the coding sequence ATGATTTATTTTGATAATGCGAGTTCCACAAAGCCCGATCCTGCTGTAGTGGATGAAATGTGTGAATTTACAAGCGAGTATTATGCAATTCCTTCTTCAATTTTTTCACACACTTTGGGTTTACAAGTTGCCGATAAAATTCAAGAAGCAAGAGATTATATAGCACATAAGTTAGGCGTTTCGGGAAATGAAATTATTTTTACTTCTTCTGGAACAAAAGCAAACAACCTTGCCATAAAAGGCTATGCCTTTGCAAATAAAGATAAAGGTAAGCATATTATTGCTTCAAAGATTGAGCACATTTCGGTTTTAGAAACTGTTAAAAAACTTGCCTTATCTGGTTTTAATGTTTCATATGTTGGTGTTGATGAAAAAGGTTTTGTTGATATTGATGAATTAAGAAAGGCAATACGTAATGACACTATTTTAGTTTCAATTCAACTTGCAAATCACGAAGTTGGAACTATCCAAAACATTGAAGAAATTGCAAAAATTGTAAAAGAAAAGGGTATTATTCTGCATGTTGATGCTGCAATTGCAGTTCCATATGTTCCTGTTGATTTATCCAAATGTCAGATTGATATGCTAACTATATCTCCTCATAAGTTCTATGGTCCAAAGGGCATAGGAATTTTATTCGTAAGAAATGGAACAAAGCTTGAAAAACTAATTGATGGTGGATTTAACGAATTTAATATAAGGGCAGGACACGAAAATACACCTGCAATAATTGGCGCAAAGAAAGCCTTTGAATTGTGGAGCGAGAATATTACTGACTATCTAAGAGATCTAAAAGTTTACTTGTACGAGAAATTGATGCACGAAATTTCAGATGTTCAACTTAATGGAACTCTTGATAACTCGCTTCCGCATATTTTGAATGTTACATTTAAATATATTGAAGGTGAATCTATTGCTTTAAGGCTTGACTTTGAAGGTATTGGTGTAACAACAGGATCTGCTTGCTACAGCAGAAATTTGCAAGCAAGTCATGTGCTACTTTCGATGGGCAAAAGTCATGAAGATTCTCATGGTTCAATAAGATTCTCGTTATCTAAATATAACACAAAAGAAGAAATAGATTATACAGTTGTAAAGCTAAAGGAGATTGTAGAAGACTTACGAAGAATAAGTCCACTCTTAGGAGGAAATTAA
- a CDS encoding DUF438 domain-containing protein translates to MSEFIQNNLSREERLNLMRNLLIDMDKGLISPQEVKERFKKILENVHPAEIAIIENTLIVQDHFPQEKIHKLCDVHIDIFRESLENEEIKVQPGHPLYILYDEHKKISFVLGKVMSIASKIESLNNKEEVIKVLLENFEVFDALLDLENHMVREENALFPFLERHDVVQPPQILWNEHDSVRARLKDLKKYLEKASNLEEADLKEIPNLLKYIVDLKTSHIYKENKILFPTAIDRLNEEEWNKVLESMSEIGYAKFTDRNLIPEVIESQDRYGKQEDRYVYLGSGKFTLDELNAFFEALPFEVTFINKDDIVQFFNRGEKRIFVRTKSVLGRSVQNCHPPKSVHIVNKILEDFKSGKRDLAEFWINLQGRLIYIRYFAVRDTNGNYLGTLEVTQDVTDIKKLEGEKRIYSEE, encoded by the coding sequence ATGAGTGAGTTTATACAAAACAATTTAAGTAGAGAGGAAAGACTAAATTTAATGAGGAATCTTCTTATTGATATGGATAAAGGTTTAATTTCCCCTCAAGAGGTGAAAGAACGTTTTAAAAAAATTCTTGAAAATGTGCATCCTGCAGAAATAGCGATAATAGAGAATACACTTATTGTCCAAGATCATTTTCCACAAGAGAAAATCCATAAGCTATGTGATGTTCATATAGATATATTTAGGGAATCTCTTGAAAACGAAGAAATAAAAGTTCAGCCAGGGCATCCACTGTATATTCTATATGATGAGCACAAAAAAATATCGTTCGTTTTAGGAAAAGTTATGAGTATTGCGTCCAAGATTGAAAGCCTGAATAATAAAGAAGAAGTAATAAAAGTATTACTAGAAAATTTTGAAGTGTTTGATGCCTTATTAGATCTTGAAAACCACATGGTTAGGGAAGAAAATGCACTATTTCCGTTTTTGGAAAGGCATGATGTTGTTCAGCCTCCTCAGATTCTCTGGAATGAACATGATTCAGTTCGTGCAAGACTTAAAGATTTGAAAAAATACTTAGAGAAGGCCAGCAATTTGGAAGAGGCAGATTTAAAAGAAATACCGAATCTTTTGAAATACATTGTGGATCTCAAAACATCTCACATCTATAAGGAAAACAAAATTTTATTTCCAACTGCAATCGACAGACTTAATGAAGAAGAATGGAATAAAGTTTTAGAAAGTATGAGCGAGATAGGATATGCAAAGTTTACAGACAGAAATCTTATTCCGGAAGTTATTGAGTCTCAGGATAGATATGGTAAGCAAGAGGATAGGTATGTTTATCTTGGTTCTGGAAAATTCACACTAGATGAATTAAATGCATTTTTTGAGGCGCTCCCGTTCGAAGTTACATTTATCAATAAAGATGATATAGTTCAATTCTTTAATAGAGGTGAAAAAAGGATTTTTGTACGCACAAAGTCAGTATTGGGAAGAAGCGTACAAAATTGCCACCCACCTAAAAGCGTACATATAGTAAATAAGATTTTAGAGGATTTTAAAAGTGGGAAGCGTGATCTTGCAGAATTTTGGATAAATTTGCAAGGACGACTAATATATATTAGGTATTTTGCGGTGCGTGATACAAACGGAAATTATCTTGGAACACTTGAAGTAACGCAAGATGTTACTGATATTAAAAAATTAGAAGGAGAGAAAAGAATTTACTCGGAAGAGTAA
- a CDS encoding ferritin family protein, translated as MSDVLEVLKAAMEVELNGINLYKVAAEKTDDKQAREVFLFLASEEGKHYKYLKDLHDAIKDKKEIEVNIPKPSISFRRIFSEDFLNNLKGKNFEFSAISTGMILEKNSILFYKEQAEKANDAKVRYLFEELMKWEEEHLNMLTNEYNDLKERFWQVNDFSPF; from the coding sequence ATGAGTGATGTTTTGGAAGTGCTTAAAGCCGCAATGGAAGTTGAACTTAATGGCATAAATTTGTATAAAGTTGCAGCAGAGAAAACGGATGATAAGCAGGCAAGAGAGGTATTTCTCTTTCTTGCAAGTGAGGAAGGGAAACATTACAAATACCTGAAAGATTTGCACGATGCAATAAAAGACAAAAAAGAAATTGAAGTTAATATCCCAAAACCAAGCATATCTTTTAGAAGAATTTTTTCTGAGGATTTTTTAAACAATCTAAAGGGTAAGAATTTTGAATTTTCAGCTATTTCAACGGGAATGATTTTGGAGAAGAATTCAATTCTCTTTTATAAAGAGCAAGCAGAAAAAGCTAATGATGCAAAGGTTAGATATCTTTTTGAAGAACTTATGAAGTGGGAAGAAGAACATTTGAACATGCTCACAAACGAATATAACGATTTGAAAGAAAGATTCTGGCAGGTAAATGATTTCTCGCCTTTTTAA
- a CDS encoding iron-sulfur cluster assembly scaffold protein: protein MPIPYTKLVIEHFKNPHNVGEIPDADVKVTEGSPACGDMITLYLKIDPETQRIVDVKFKSYGCASNIATASIITDLVKGKTVEEAKKITWKDAAEALGGLPPVKVHCSVLAADALHSAVELYLEKNGLIKENEPTTVDKVYERLSHVMNPETGIDVVKSKIVKSVVVDSGIVEITLNIPKTSQFADNIKEEIEERLQYLWDIREVRILFKE from the coding sequence ATGCCAATTCCATATACAAAATTAGTTATCGAACACTTTAAAAATCCGCACAATGTTGGAGAAATCCCTGATGCGGATGTAAAAGTCACCGAAGGAAGTCCTGCATGTGGTGACATGATTACACTTTATCTTAAAATTGACCCTGAAACTCAAAGAATTGTTGATGTAAAATTTAAATCTTATGGTTGTGCTTCGAATATTGCAACTGCCTCAATTATTACAGATTTAGTCAAAGGAAAAACAGTCGAGGAAGCAAAAAAAATAACATGGAAAGATGCAGCAGAGGCTTTAGGTGGACTTCCTCCAGTAAAGGTTCACTGCTCAGTTCTTGCAGCAGATGCATTGCACTCTGCAGTGGAACTCTATCTTGAAAAAAATGGTTTGATTAAAGAAAATGAACCTACAACAGTTGATAAGGTATACGAACGCTTATCTCATGTTATGAATCCTGAAACTGGCATTGATGTTGTTAAGTCGAAAATTGTAAAGTCCGTGGTTGTGGATTCCGGTATTGTTGAAATAACGTTAAATATTCCTAAAACTTCTCAGTTTGCAGATAATATAAAAGAAGAAATAGAAGAAAGACTTCAATATCTTTGGGACATTAGGGAGGTAAGAATCTTGTTTAAGGAGTAG
- a CDS encoding metal-sulfur cluster assembly factor yields the protein MVSREEIINALKNVYDPEIPINIVDLGLIYKLDVDEENGIVKVLMTMTAPGCPMGNYIMNDVEMVLRSLDGVKDVQIELTYDPPWTPDMMSEEAKKELGYL from the coding sequence ATGGTTTCAAGAGAAGAAATAATTAATGCATTAAAAAATGTTTATGATCCTGAGATTCCCATTAACATTGTTGATCTCGGACTTATCTACAAACTTGATGTAGACGAAGAAAATGGAATTGTAAAGGTTCTAATGACAATGACTGCTCCTGGATGCCCTATGGGAAATTACATAATGAATGATGTTGAAATGGTTTTAAGATCTCTTGATGGGGTGAAAGACGTCCAAATTGAACTTACATATGATCCACCGTGGACACCTGACATGATGAGCGAAGAAGCTAAAAAGGAGTTAGGTTATTTATGA
- the rpsU gene encoding 30S ribosomal protein S21, translated as MAEVHRRQNESLEDMLKRFRRECAKDGIYAEIKKRRYYVPPSVRKKQKEAKKK; from the coding sequence GTGGCAGAAGTACACAGAAGACAAAATGAGTCCCTAGAGGACATGCTAAAAAGATTTAGAAGGGAATGCGCAAAGGATGGAATTTACGCGGAAATTAAAAAAAGACGCTATTATGTTCCGCCAAGCGTAAGAAAAAAACAAAAAGAAGCAAAGAAAAAGTAA
- a CDS encoding rubredoxin, with the protein MVQGQLIKSGDLPEDWTCPVCGATKDQFEEM; encoded by the coding sequence TTGGTTCAAGGTCAACTGATAAAGTCGGGAGACTTACCTGAAGATTGGACTTGCCCGGTGTGTGGTGCAACAAAAGATCAATTTGAGGAGATGTAA
- a CDS encoding MoaD/ThiS family protein yields MTVKVKLYGDYLKYGPEETYINIEDNSTVEDVLNKFGIEERKYIIVLVNLKRAWFDDKLNEGDVVSVFSPVGGG; encoded by the coding sequence ATGACTGTCAAGGTTAAACTTTATGGTGATTATTTAAAGTACGGTCCTGAAGAAACTTATATAAATATAGAGGATAACTCAACAGTTGAGGATGTTTTAAACAAATTTGGCATAGAAGAAAGAAAATATATTATAGTTTTAGTTAATCTTAAAAGAGCGTGGTTTGATGATAAGTTGAACGAAGGTGATGTAGTAAGTGTATTTTCACCAGTAGGAGGTGGGTAA
- a CDS encoding threonine synthase, producing MGHVKRLKCLVCGTEYDENEVMYTCPKCGDNGLLEVEYDYESIKREFTKEYLSNNKSYSLWRYLPLLPINDPSKIAPLQVGFTPLYQVPRIREDLGVSNLFVKDDGRNPTASLKDRASAIVVSKAQELGKTEITCASTGNAASSLAGATASLGLKSYIFVPKNAPKAKLTQLLVFGATVFAVNGTYDEAFDLSIKATREFGWYNRNTGFNPYTVEGKKTVALEIAEQLSFDVPNYVFVSVGDGNIISGVYKGFFDLLNLGFIDRMPKIVAVQAEGCSPVVDAVNGDGIIKPVVPNTIADSISVGIPRSGIMAVKYIKNSNGFGIKVSDEEILKAIKYLGTMSGIFAEPAASTSFAGYLKALKEGLIKGSDKVVVIITGNGLKDIDSAMKSVKEPIYIDPTIEDVKRKVMEINELFRRR from the coding sequence ATGGGTCATGTTAAAAGACTTAAGTGTTTAGTTTGCGGGACAGAATACGATGAAAACGAGGTAATGTACACTTGTCCCAAGTGTGGAGATAATGGATTGCTTGAAGTTGAATATGACTACGAATCTATAAAAAGAGAATTTACTAAAGAGTATCTTTCAAATAATAAAAGTTACTCATTATGGCGATATTTGCCTCTACTTCCAATTAATGATCCTTCAAAAATTGCGCCTCTCCAAGTTGGATTTACCCCTCTTTATCAGGTTCCCAGAATTCGGGAGGATTTAGGAGTTTCAAACCTTTTCGTTAAAGATGATGGCAGAAACCCTACCGCCTCTTTGAAGGATAGAGCTTCTGCAATAGTAGTTAGCAAGGCTCAAGAATTAGGCAAAACTGAAATTACTTGTGCATCTACCGGAAATGCTGCTTCTTCTCTTGCAGGAGCAACTGCGTCGCTTGGATTGAAGTCTTATATTTTTGTTCCTAAAAATGCTCCAAAAGCCAAATTAACTCAACTTTTAGTGTTCGGAGCAACTGTCTTTGCAGTTAATGGCACTTATGATGAAGCATTTGATCTTTCAATAAAAGCAACGAGAGAATTTGGATGGTACAATAGAAACACAGGTTTTAATCCATATACTGTTGAAGGTAAGAAAACCGTTGCACTTGAAATTGCAGAGCAGTTAAGTTTCGATGTTCCAAATTATGTTTTTGTATCCGTTGGGGATGGGAATATTATTTCAGGAGTTTATAAAGGATTTTTTGATTTGTTGAACCTTGGCTTTATAGATAGGATGCCTAAGATAGTTGCAGTCCAGGCGGAAGGTTGTTCTCCAGTTGTAGATGCTGTAAATGGGGATGGTATAATAAAACCTGTTGTGCCAAACACGATTGCAGATAGTATATCAGTTGGTATTCCTCGATCTGGAATCATGGCTGTTAAATACATTAAAAACTCGAATGGATTTGGAATAAAAGTTAGTGACGAAGAAATTCTAAAAGCAATAAAATATCTTGGAACTATGAGTGGTATTTTTGCTGAACCTGCCGCTTCTACTTCATTTGCAGGGTATTTAAAAGCTCTTAAGGAAGGTCTTATCAAAGGAAGTGATAAAGTAGTTGTTATTATCACCGGCAACGGCTTAAAGGATATTGATAGTGCCATGAAATCTGTCAAAGAACCGATTTATATCGATCCAACTATTGAAGATGTAAAGAGAAAAGTAATGGAAATAAACGAATTATTCCGAAGAAGGTGA